In Streptomyces sp. DG2A-72, one genomic interval encodes:
- a CDS encoding ABC transporter permease translates to MSRDGAVAVRGGGVRQVGRVAVGGVLLRWVVLAVAVGCWEVAARAHDSVYFPPPGRIAHHAYELWFSGPVRHAFFTDAAVDNIGPSLGRMAAGFVIAAVAGIALGVAVGRSRRTYALCNPVLQFARAVPPPALVPVFVVVLDFGTQMQVASIAFSAVWPVLINTAEGARNTDPLRLDVAAVLRLNAVERLRFLLLPSALPRIFAGLRLSLSLSLILMVFSELLPGTANGIGFTLTDAQSRSDLLTVWAALVLLGALGYLLNTGLLAVEKRLIGKGRPI, encoded by the coding sequence GTGAGCCGGGACGGTGCGGTGGCGGTGCGGGGCGGTGGCGTACGGCAGGTCGGTCGGGTTGCCGTGGGCGGTGTGCTGCTGCGCTGGGTCGTGCTCGCCGTCGCCGTCGGCTGCTGGGAGGTGGCCGCCCGGGCCCATGACAGCGTGTACTTCCCGCCACCGGGCCGGATCGCCCACCACGCCTACGAGTTGTGGTTCTCCGGCCCGGTCCGGCATGCGTTCTTCACCGACGCGGCCGTCGACAACATCGGCCCCAGCCTCGGCCGGATGGCCGCCGGGTTCGTGATCGCCGCCGTCGCCGGCATCGCGCTCGGCGTGGCGGTGGGCCGCTCGCGCCGGACATACGCGCTGTGCAACCCGGTGCTCCAGTTCGCGCGGGCCGTACCACCCCCGGCTCTGGTCCCCGTCTTCGTCGTCGTCCTCGACTTCGGTACGCAGATGCAGGTCGCGTCGATCGCCTTCAGCGCGGTCTGGCCGGTGCTCATCAACACCGCGGAGGGGGCCCGCAACACCGACCCGCTGCGCCTCGACGTCGCCGCGGTCCTTCGGCTGAACGCCGTCGAAAGGCTCCGCTTCCTCCTCCTTCCCTCCGCGCTGCCGCGCATCTTCGCGGGCCTGCGCCTGAGCCTTTCGCTCTCCCTCATCCTCATGGTGTTCTCGGAACTGCTGCCGGGCACCGCGAACGGCATCGGCTTCACGCTCACCGACGCCCAGTCCCGTTCCGACCTGCTCACCGTATGGGCGGCGCTGGTCCTGCTCGGCGCCCTCGGATACCTGCTCAACACCGGCCTGCTGGCGGTCGAGAAACGGCTGATCGGCAAGGGGAGGCCCATATGA
- the mdlC gene encoding benzoylformate decarboxylase: MSGTVLDAVVRFLRDTGMTTVFGNPGSTELRMFRDWPDDFTYVLGLQESTAVAMAAGHALGTRRAAFVSLHSAGGVGHGLGAVFNAYRDRVPLVIVAGQQARSLIQLRPFLGADQPAEFPRPYVKFARQPERAADVPAVLAEAHRIAMTHPRGPVFVSVPEDDWDRPAGPVAPRTVHDGFMASPSALAHLAARLDTCARPVLVIGPGVDDEEAQSEARALAERTRSAVWISPLSGRSGFPETHPLFQGFLPPVAGALAARLAPYDVVVALGASLFTYHVADDGPLLPPGTELFHLDCDPAQAAWLPLGTSLVTTLKPALAHLTALLKDPDRAPPPPRPAPEPVPATPDITPELVFDLLRERLPRDRVLVEEAPSHRDPLHARVPVDLPGGYLTTGSGALGWGLPLAVGRALADRRRVVCVIGDGSALYSVQALWTAASLGAPVSFLVLDNRGYGAVRALGRRIGISPVPGTDIQGIDFAALAASFGCPASYAAHPDDLPAALDRALDAGDDAGPHLLHLRVADTEGALYEPRAR, translated from the coding sequence ATGAGCGGAACCGTCCTTGACGCCGTCGTGCGGTTCCTGCGCGACACCGGCATGACCACCGTCTTCGGCAACCCCGGCTCCACAGAACTGCGCATGTTCCGCGACTGGCCCGACGACTTCACCTACGTCCTCGGCCTCCAGGAGTCCACGGCCGTCGCCATGGCCGCCGGACACGCCCTCGGCACCCGGCGCGCCGCCTTCGTCTCCCTCCACTCCGCCGGCGGTGTCGGCCACGGCCTCGGCGCCGTCTTCAACGCCTACCGCGACCGCGTTCCCCTGGTGATCGTCGCGGGCCAGCAGGCACGCTCGCTGATCCAGCTGCGCCCGTTCCTCGGCGCCGACCAACCCGCCGAGTTCCCACGCCCGTACGTGAAGTTCGCCCGCCAGCCGGAACGCGCCGCCGACGTGCCCGCCGTCCTCGCCGAGGCCCACCGGATCGCGATGACCCACCCCCGCGGGCCGGTCTTCGTCTCCGTCCCGGAGGACGACTGGGACCGGCCCGCCGGGCCCGTGGCGCCGCGGACCGTGCACGACGGCTTCATGGCCTCCCCCTCGGCGCTCGCCCACCTGGCCGCCCGGCTCGACACCTGCGCCCGGCCCGTGCTCGTGATCGGCCCCGGGGTGGACGACGAGGAGGCGCAGTCCGAGGCGCGTGCGCTGGCCGAGCGCACCAGGTCGGCGGTGTGGATCAGCCCCCTGTCCGGCCGCTCGGGCTTTCCCGAGACCCACCCGCTCTTCCAGGGCTTCCTGCCCCCGGTCGCGGGCGCACTCGCCGCGCGCCTGGCACCGTACGACGTCGTCGTGGCCCTCGGCGCATCCCTGTTCACGTACCACGTCGCCGACGACGGCCCGCTCCTGCCTCCCGGCACCGAACTGTTCCACCTGGACTGCGACCCGGCGCAGGCGGCCTGGCTGCCGCTGGGCACCAGTCTCGTCACCACCCTCAAACCGGCCCTCGCCCACCTCACCGCGCTGCTGAAGGACCCCGACCGCGCACCGCCCCCGCCCCGCCCGGCACCCGAACCCGTGCCGGCCACGCCGGACATCACCCCGGAGCTGGTCTTCGACCTCCTGCGCGAGCGCCTGCCCCGCGACCGCGTCCTCGTCGAGGAGGCCCCCAGCCACCGCGACCCGCTCCACGCGCGCGTGCCCGTCGACCTCCCCGGCGGCTACCTGACCACCGGCAGCGGAGCCCTCGGCTGGGGACTGCCCCTCGCGGTCGGCCGAGCCCTCGCCGACCGGCGCCGGGTGGTGTGCGTGATCGGCGACGGCTCCGCGCTGTACTCGGTGCAGGCGCTGTGGACCGCCGCGAGCCTCGGCGCTCCGGTCAGTTTCCTCGTCCTCGACAACCGCGGCTACGGCGCCGTCCGCGCCCTCGGCCGCCGGATCGGCATCTCTCCCGTCCCCGGCACGGACATCCAGGGCATCGACTTCGCCGCCCTCGCCGCCTCCTTCGGCTGCCCCGCCTCGTACGCCGCCCACCCCGACGACCTCCCCGCCGCCCTCGACCGCGCCCTCGACGCGGGCGACGACGCGGGTCCGCACCTCCTCCACCTCCGCGTCGCCGACACCGAGGGCGCGCTCTACGAACCCAGGGCCAGGTGA
- a CDS encoding cytochrome P450: MHEAPPVPDVFDPRRYAAGVPYAAYRVLRDHHPVARQEEPEVLGWPAGPGFWAVTRHADVVRVLRDSTTYSSYLGATQIRDPDPDDLPFIRRMMLNQDPPQHGRLRRLVSRAFTPGRIERFTAVARERARSLFAQALQTAREADGTVDLVTAVTDDYALLNLADLLGVPERDRGLLLHWTRRVIGYQDPDEAGPPVLDAAGKPVNPRSPAMLKDMFAYARQLAAYKRRYPADDIMTTLAHDAELADAELEMFFFLLTIAGNDTVRSAAPGGLLTLAEHPAAYELLRAERVELACAVDELLRWHPPVLTFRRTAAQDAELAGRLIRRGEKVVVFHAAANRDERVFADPDRLDLSRTPNPHVSFGDGPHVCLGAHFARLQLRVLYREALPALPGLRLAGRPERLVSNFINGLKSLPVQVT, translated from the coding sequence ATGCACGAGGCGCCGCCCGTCCCCGACGTCTTCGATCCACGCCGGTACGCCGCCGGAGTGCCGTACGCCGCCTACCGCGTCCTGCGCGACCATCACCCCGTGGCCCGGCAGGAGGAGCCCGAGGTGCTGGGGTGGCCGGCGGGCCCCGGGTTCTGGGCGGTGACCCGGCACGCTGATGTCGTACGGGTGCTGCGGGACTCGACGACGTACTCCTCCTACCTGGGCGCGACACAGATCCGGGATCCGGACCCGGACGACCTGCCATTCATCCGGCGCATGATGCTCAATCAGGACCCGCCGCAGCACGGCCGGTTGAGGCGTCTGGTCTCGCGCGCCTTCACCCCCGGGCGCATCGAACGCTTCACGGCCGTCGCCCGTGAGCGGGCCCGGTCGCTGTTCGCACAGGCCCTTCAGACGGCCCGCGAGGCGGACGGCACCGTCGACCTCGTCACCGCCGTCACCGACGACTACGCCCTGCTCAACCTGGCCGACCTGCTCGGCGTCCCCGAGCGGGACCGCGGGCTGCTGCTGCACTGGACCCGCCGGGTCATCGGCTACCAGGACCCGGACGAGGCCGGGCCACCGGTGCTGGATGCGGCGGGCAAGCCGGTCAATCCGCGGTCGCCCGCGATGCTGAAGGACATGTTCGCGTACGCCCGGCAGCTCGCCGCCTACAAACGGCGGTACCCGGCCGACGACATCATGACCACCCTGGCCCACGACGCCGAACTCGCCGACGCCGAGCTGGAGATGTTCTTCTTCCTGCTCACGATCGCGGGCAACGACACCGTCCGCAGCGCCGCACCCGGCGGACTGCTGACCCTGGCCGAGCACCCGGCGGCGTACGAGCTGCTGCGCGCAGAGAGAGTCGAACTCGCCTGTGCCGTGGACGAGTTGCTGCGCTGGCATCCGCCCGTGCTGACCTTCCGCCGTACCGCCGCGCAGGACGCCGAGCTGGCGGGGCGGCTCATCCGCAGGGGCGAGAAGGTGGTCGTCTTCCACGCCGCCGCCAACCGCGACGAGCGGGTCTTCGCCGATCCGGACCGGCTGGATCTGTCCCGTACGCCGAACCCGCATGTGTCGTTCGGGGACGGACCGCATGTCTGCCTGGGCGCGCACTTCGCCCGGCTGCAGCTGCGGGTGCTGTACCGGGAGGCGCTGCCGGCGCTGCCCGGGCTGCGGCTCGCGGGGCGGCCGGAGCGGCTGGTGTCGAACTTCATCAACGGGCTCAAGTCACTTCCCGTGCAGGTGACTTGA
- a CDS encoding S8 family serine peptidase, with translation MRTSPSLRRKLISVAAVSAALVTAATASAAVAQETGAPEASAPAAQTEAAPGTVAERLIVGYKSGATEAKSNRAADADAVAKGKEAGEDLDFQRRLGTGAALVELGENLTKADVADVVAEYQADPQVAYVVPDRLNKPQATPNDPEYTKQWDLFETTAGMNVPGAWDVTTGTGVTVAVIDTGYVSHSDLGANVVAGYDFISDATMANDGNGRDSSPADPGDWTVDRECSSTWVGQSSSWHGTHVAGTIAAVTNNSKGVAGIAYGAKVSPLRVLGKCGGYDSDIIDAITWASGGTVSGVPANTNVAKVINMSLGGGGACTTATQNAINAAVNRGTTVVVAAGNSNANAANYSPASCNNVISVAATNRAGSRSSYSNYGSVVDIAAPGGETRTSSANGILSTLNSGAQGPSSENYDYYQGTSMAAPHIAGLAALMKSAASSLTPAQIESAIKTNSRALPGTCSGGCGAGLADAAKTVQAVSGSGGSTGGTTFTSSTAVSIPDSGAAIESSIAVSGRSGNAPSALQVGVDITHTYRGDLVIDLVAPDGTSYRLKAASSSDSADNVNTTYTVNASSETANGTWKLRVQDTAAQDTGRLNSWKLTF, from the coding sequence TTGCGTACCTCCCCCTCGCTCAGACGGAAGCTGATATCCGTCGCGGCGGTCTCCGCCGCACTCGTCACCGCCGCCACCGCCTCGGCCGCCGTCGCCCAGGAAACGGGCGCCCCGGAAGCCTCCGCCCCGGCCGCGCAGACCGAGGCCGCCCCCGGCACCGTCGCCGAGCGCCTCATCGTCGGCTACAAGTCCGGTGCCACCGAGGCCAAGTCGAACAGGGCCGCGGACGCCGACGCCGTGGCCAAGGGCAAGGAGGCCGGCGAAGACCTGGACTTCCAGCGCCGCCTCGGCACCGGTGCCGCCCTGGTCGAGCTCGGTGAGAACCTCACCAAGGCGGATGTCGCCGACGTCGTCGCCGAGTACCAGGCCGACCCGCAGGTCGCCTACGTCGTACCGGACCGTCTGAACAAGCCGCAGGCCACGCCGAACGACCCCGAGTACACCAAGCAGTGGGACCTGTTCGAGACCACCGCGGGCATGAACGTGCCGGGTGCCTGGGACGTCACCACCGGCACCGGGGTGACCGTCGCCGTCATCGACACCGGTTACGTCAGCCACTCCGACCTCGGCGCCAACGTCGTCGCGGGCTACGACTTCATCTCCGACGCCACCATGGCGAACGACGGCAACGGCCGCGACAGCAGCCCGGCCGACCCGGGCGACTGGACCGTGGACAGGGAGTGCTCCAGCACCTGGGTGGGGCAGTCCTCCTCCTGGCACGGCACCCACGTCGCGGGCACCATCGCCGCCGTCACCAACAACAGCAAGGGCGTCGCGGGCATCGCGTACGGCGCCAAGGTCTCCCCGCTGCGCGTCCTCGGCAAGTGCGGCGGCTACGACTCCGACATCATCGACGCCATCACCTGGGCGTCCGGCGGCACGGTCTCCGGTGTCCCGGCCAACACCAACGTCGCCAAGGTCATCAACATGAGCCTCGGTGGCGGCGGCGCGTGCACCACCGCGACCCAGAACGCGATCAACGCCGCTGTGAACCGCGGTACCACGGTCGTCGTCGCTGCGGGCAACAGCAACGCCAACGCGGCCAACTACTCGCCCGCGAGCTGCAACAACGTCATCTCCGTGGCCGCCACCAACCGCGCCGGCTCCCGGTCCTCCTACTCCAACTACGGCTCGGTCGTCGACATCGCCGCGCCCGGTGGCGAGACCCGTACGAGCTCGGCCAACGGCATCCTGTCCACGCTGAACTCCGGCGCGCAGGGCCCGTCCAGCGAGAACTACGACTACTACCAGGGCACCAGCATGGCCGCCCCGCACATCGCGGGCCTGGCCGCGCTGATGAAGTCGGCCGCCTCGTCGCTGACCCCGGCCCAGATCGAGTCCGCGATCAAGACCAACTCGCGTGCTCTGCCCGGCACTTGCTCGGGCGGCTGTGGCGCCGGTCTCGCGGACGCGGCCAAGACGGTGCAGGCGGTGAGCGGCTCCGGCGGCTCCACGGGAGGCACCACCTTCACCAGCAGCACGGCCGTCTCCATCCCGGACAGCGGCGCGGCCATCGAGTCCTCCATCGCGGTCAGCGGGCGCAGCGGCAACGCCCCCTCGGCCCTCCAGGTGGGCGTGGACATCACCCACACCTACCGTGGTGACCTGGTCATCGACCTGGTCGCGCCGGACGGTACGAGCTATCGCCTGAAGGCGGCCAGTTCGTCGGACTCCGCGGACAACGTCAACACCACCTACACGGTGAACGCGTCCAGCGAGACCGCGAACGGCACCTGGAAGCTGCGCGTCCAGGACACGGCGGCGCAGGACACGGGCAGGCTCAACAGCTGGAAGCTGACCTTCTGA
- a CDS encoding ABC transporter permease, translating to MKRRQELGLGLLGVLLVFGVCEAVSRAGIVRRSYLPPASEVLSRALELAGDSVFLDGIGATLRAWVFGLGLACAIAVPLGLLLGSVPLVDAAVRAIVEFLRPLPSVALIPLVSLLLGSGTETKVALITYACVWPILFNTIYGLGETDPLAKDTLRAFGFGRLAVLLRVELPGTAPFIAAGIRISAAVALILAVATEILAGFGEGLGIFIAQASLSTDGTRDVLAGVVWAGALGLVINGVLVWGERRLFPWTPEQRERAAAHRGRGV from the coding sequence GTGAAACGGCGTCAGGAACTGGGGCTCGGTCTTCTCGGCGTGCTCCTTGTCTTCGGGGTGTGCGAGGCGGTGAGCCGGGCCGGGATCGTGCGCCGCAGCTATCTGCCGCCCGCCTCCGAAGTCCTCTCGCGAGCCTTGGAGCTGGCGGGTGACAGCGTTTTCCTGGACGGTATCGGGGCCACCCTGCGCGCCTGGGTGTTCGGGCTCGGCCTCGCGTGCGCGATCGCGGTCCCGCTGGGTCTGCTGCTGGGCAGCGTGCCCCTCGTCGACGCCGCCGTACGCGCGATCGTGGAGTTCCTGCGCCCACTGCCGTCCGTCGCGCTGATCCCGCTGGTCTCCCTGCTGCTCGGCTCCGGCACCGAGACCAAGGTCGCGCTCATCACCTACGCGTGCGTGTGGCCGATCCTCTTCAACACCATCTACGGCCTCGGCGAGACCGACCCCCTCGCCAAGGACACCCTGCGCGCCTTCGGCTTCGGGCGGCTCGCGGTGCTGCTGCGCGTCGAACTCCCCGGCACGGCCCCCTTCATCGCCGCCGGCATCCGCATCTCGGCCGCCGTCGCGCTCATCCTCGCCGTCGCCACGGAGATCCTCGCGGGCTTCGGCGAGGGCCTCGGCATCTTCATCGCCCAGGCGAGCCTGTCGACGGACGGCACCCGGGACGTGCTCGCGGGTGTGGTGTGGGCGGGCGCGCTGGGTCTCGTCATCAACGGCGTCCTGGTGTGGGGCGAACGGCGGCTGTTCCCGTGGACGCCGGAGCAGCGGGAGCGGGCGGCGGCCCATCGGGGGAGGGGCGTGTGA
- a CDS encoding ABC transporter substrate-binding protein, with product MTSRRSTAGPRKLAATLAALTLALTACGDDGGADSSSGGGRTVTVAALPLIDCAALYIARDRGLFEKEGLDVRIQQVQQSLQALPALSKGQVDMVASANYVTYFQAHEQGTLDIRIVAESIRAAPHMMDVLVPKDSDIKTVADLEGRKIAVNVLNNVQSLTLNEILEKEGVGEPVYRQVAFPQMGAALEKGQVDAVHAVEPFDSVIQDELQARVVVDGAAAPVEDIPLSGYITSSQFAGENEETLAAFRRALKAAAEIAGKDPSAVREIVPTYTKVTEGQAEQIGLPAFPPTVDAEQISRLTDLMKKQGMLKKPIDPATLVVK from the coding sequence ATGACGTCACGTCGCTCAACGGCGGGACCGCGGAAGCTCGCGGCGACCCTGGCCGCCCTGACCCTCGCCCTCACGGCATGCGGCGACGACGGGGGCGCCGACTCCTCGTCCGGCGGTGGGAGAACCGTCACCGTGGCCGCACTGCCGCTGATCGACTGCGCCGCCCTCTATATCGCCCGGGACCGCGGGCTCTTCGAGAAGGAGGGCCTGGACGTGCGGATCCAGCAGGTCCAGCAGAGCCTCCAGGCGCTGCCCGCGCTGTCGAAGGGGCAGGTCGACATGGTGGCGAGCGCCAACTACGTCACCTACTTCCAGGCCCATGAGCAGGGCACCCTCGACATCCGGATCGTCGCCGAGTCGATCCGGGCCGCGCCGCACATGATGGACGTACTGGTCCCGAAGGACTCGGACATCAAGACCGTCGCCGACCTCGAGGGGCGGAAAATCGCCGTAAACGTTCTCAACAACGTTCAGTCGCTGACCCTGAACGAGATCCTGGAGAAGGAGGGCGTCGGCGAGCCCGTCTACCGGCAGGTCGCCTTTCCGCAGATGGGGGCCGCCCTGGAGAAGGGGCAGGTCGACGCGGTCCACGCGGTCGAGCCCTTCGACAGCGTGATCCAGGACGAGTTGCAGGCGAGGGTCGTGGTGGACGGGGCGGCTGCGCCCGTCGAGGACATTCCGCTCAGCGGTTACATCACATCGAGCCAGTTCGCGGGCGAGAACGAGGAGACCCTCGCCGCCTTCCGGCGGGCCCTCAAGGCCGCAGCCGAGATCGCCGGGAAGGATCCGTCGGCGGTACGGGAGATCGTGCCGACGTACACGAAGGTGACCGAGGGGCAGGCGGAGCAGATCGGGCTGCCGGCCTTTCCGCCCACCGTGGACGCCGAGCAGATCTCCCGGCTCACCGACCTGATGAAGAAACAGGGGATGCTGAAGAAGCCGATCGACCCGGCGACCCTCGTGGTGAAGTGA
- a CDS encoding ABC transporter ATP-binding protein has product MLRLDEVAQHYGDHPVLHDITLTVPDGQLLSVVGPSGCGKSTLLRTIAGLHPAREGTVTIDGTPVTGVPDQLAVVFQDYGRSLFPWLTVRENVALPLRGLGRAERRAEAERILERVGLDGAARRHPWQLSGGMQQRVAIARALVCRPSLLLMDEPFGSLDAQTREDLEDLLLEVHRTDGTTIVFVTHDIDESVYVGDRVVVLSPGPGSRVVRDLPVELPGKRDQITTRGLPEFVALRTEVGRAVRGA; this is encoded by the coding sequence ATGCTTCGCCTAGACGAAGTCGCCCAGCACTACGGCGACCACCCCGTCCTGCACGACATCACCCTCACCGTCCCCGACGGCCAGCTCCTGAGCGTCGTCGGCCCGTCCGGCTGCGGCAAGTCCACCCTGCTGCGCACCATCGCGGGCCTGCACCCCGCCCGCGAGGGCACGGTCACGATCGACGGCACACCGGTCACCGGCGTGCCCGACCAACTCGCCGTCGTCTTCCAGGACTACGGCCGCTCCCTCTTCCCCTGGCTCACCGTCCGCGAGAACGTCGCCCTGCCGCTGCGCGGCCTCGGCCGGGCCGAGCGGCGCGCCGAGGCCGAGCGGATCCTGGAACGCGTCGGCCTCGACGGCGCCGCCCGCCGTCACCCCTGGCAGCTCTCCGGCGGAATGCAGCAGCGCGTCGCCATCGCCCGCGCCCTGGTCTGCCGCCCCTCGCTCCTCCTCATGGACGAGCCCTTCGGCTCCCTCGACGCCCAGACGCGCGAGGACCTCGAAGACCTCCTCCTCGAGGTCCACCGCACCGACGGCACCACCATCGTCTTCGTCACCCACGACATCGACGAGAGCGTCTACGTCGGCGATCGCGTCGTCGTCCTCTCCCCGGGCCCTGGCTCCCGCGTCGTACGGGACCTGCCGGTCGAACTCCCCGGCAAGCGGGACCAGATCACCACCCGGGGACTGCCCGAGTTCGTGGCGCTGCGGACCGAGGTGGGCCGGGCGGTGCGGGGGGCCTGA
- a CDS encoding ScbR family autoregulator-binding transcription factor, with translation MARQLRAEQTRATIITSAADLFDRQGYESTSLSDIVEHAHVTKGALYFHFAAKEDLAHAILEIQSTAARKLVEEMDSRGCTSLEALIRTTFGIARLSVDGPIHRAGLRLATAGVAVRPPLRHPFTEWLEFFSRRLGGAVRESDVHQDIDIEAVAHALVSFFVGTRVVGRSLDPLARQPRRMAEMWHVLIRGLVPVPRRARYLSLATRLEREITAG, from the coding sequence ATGGCGAGGCAGTTACGCGCCGAGCAGACCCGTGCGACGATCATCACGTCGGCTGCCGATCTGTTCGACCGCCAGGGTTACGAGTCGACCAGTCTGAGCGACATCGTCGAGCACGCCCACGTCACCAAGGGCGCCCTGTATTTCCACTTCGCGGCCAAGGAGGACCTGGCCCACGCCATTCTGGAGATCCAGTCCACGGCGGCCCGAAAGCTGGTGGAGGAGATGGACAGCCGGGGCTGCACTTCCCTCGAAGCGCTGATCCGCACCACGTTCGGCATAGCCCGCCTGTCCGTGGACGGCCCGATACACCGGGCCGGACTCCGGCTCGCCACCGCCGGGGTCGCCGTACGGCCGCCGCTGCGGCACCCCTTCACCGAGTGGCTGGAGTTCTTCTCGCGCAGGCTCGGCGGCGCGGTCAGGGAATCCGACGTCCACCAGGACATCGACATCGAAGCCGTCGCCCACGCCCTGGTCTCCTTCTTCGTCGGCACCCGGGTCGTGGGGCGCTCCCTCGACCCGCTCGCCCGGCAGCCTCGCCGCATGGCCGAGATGTGGCACGTCCTGATCCGCGGCCTGGTTCCCGTCCCCCGCCGCGCCCGCTATCTGAGCCTCGCCACCCGACTGGAGCGGGAGATCACGGCCGGCTGA
- a CDS encoding damage-control phosphatase ARMT1 family protein → MPFASSAPVILGHELGSFPHSVLAERHPAIVRQIREAFPYGPEQQRALDALLDSCTKGVAEPLPADAPDRERWQEWGAADHTGRSWFDIPWLWSESYFYRRLLDTVGYFGPGAWQGIDPFRPSKLAELDAPETDEELAALDDLEAKPADERARALLHGSLWGNRADLGFRLSAKDAGTPAATPALVADDSDTLWSLLPPAGNGTLCLVADNAGRELIPDLLLIAHLLAHGHIGRAVLHIKPYPYYVSDATTADVLDALRRIASVPGVAAGYGRELWAAMTDGRLTVRAHPFSCAPLPYADMPDDLRAEFASATLTVVKGDLNYRRLVGDRMWPPTTPFDEVTAYFPGPVAALRTLKSDVITGLDTATEAALVAAEGQRWRTGGTHALIQVRT, encoded by the coding sequence ATGCCCTTCGCCTCGTCCGCGCCCGTCATCCTCGGCCACGAACTCGGCTCGTTCCCGCACAGCGTCCTCGCCGAGCGGCATCCCGCGATCGTGCGGCAGATCCGGGAGGCCTTCCCGTACGGCCCCGAGCAGCAGCGTGCACTCGACGCGCTCCTCGACAGCTGCACCAAGGGTGTGGCCGAACCGCTCCCGGCCGACGCGCCCGACCGGGAGCGCTGGCAGGAGTGGGGCGCGGCCGACCACACCGGCCGGTCCTGGTTCGACATCCCCTGGCTGTGGTCCGAGAGCTACTTCTACCGCCGACTCCTCGACACGGTCGGCTACTTCGGCCCCGGCGCCTGGCAGGGCATCGACCCCTTCCGCCCCTCCAAGCTCGCCGAACTCGACGCCCCGGAGACGGACGAGGAACTCGCCGCGCTCGACGACCTGGAGGCGAAACCGGCCGACGAGCGGGCGCGCGCCCTGCTGCACGGCTCCCTGTGGGGCAACCGCGCGGACCTCGGCTTCCGCCTCTCCGCCAAGGACGCGGGAACACCCGCCGCCACGCCCGCCCTGGTCGCCGACGACAGCGACACCCTCTGGTCGCTGCTGCCTCCCGCCGGCAACGGCACGCTCTGCCTCGTCGCCGACAACGCGGGCCGCGAACTCATCCCCGACCTGCTCCTCATCGCCCACCTCCTCGCGCACGGGCACATCGGGCGGGCGGTGCTGCACATCAAGCCGTACCCGTACTACGTCTCCGACGCCACCACCGCCGACGTCCTCGACGCGCTGCGCCGGATCGCCTCCGTACCGGGCGTGGCCGCCGGGTACGGGCGTGAGCTGTGGGCGGCGATGACCGACGGCCGTCTGACGGTACGGGCCCACCCCTTCTCCTGTGCCCCGCTGCCGTACGCCGACATGCCCGACGACCTGCGGGCGGAGTTCGCCTCGGCGACGCTGACCGTGGTGAAGGGGGACCTCAACTACCGCCGCCTGGTGGGCGACCGGATGTGGCCGCCGACCACGCCGTTCGACGAGGTCACCGCGTACTTCCCGGGTCCGGTCGCCGCGCTGCGCACCCTGAAGTCCGATGTGATCACCGGCCTCGACACCGCCACGGAGGCCGCACTGGTCGCCGCGGAGGGGCAGCGCTGGCGGACCGGCGGCACGCACGCCCTGATCCAGGTCCGCACCTGA